In Cyanobacteriota bacterium, one genomic interval encodes:
- a CDS encoding undecaprenyl-diphosphate phosphatase, with amino-acid sequence MSTTSLTDPISTVVQAFVLGIVQGITEFLPISSTAHLLIFTKAFRWELLGQKYFVDAIQFGSVIAVLIYFWADLRQITIGAWTALREKAWNRDEWKLAVGIVVGTVPALVAGYLFQDVLPESPLVIALASIVMSLLLGLAEKIGRRKRGFDSLQIRDGILVGLGQMLALVPGVSRSGSTLTTALLLGLERQPAARFSFLLGLPTLTIATLYQSRKAFGDTGTLLPLIVGIISTFIFSYLSIAWLLKFLQTKDTWLFVWYRLAFGVAILIAIGARAL; translated from the coding sequence ATGTCTACAACATCACTAACGGATCCAATATCCACGGTTGTTCAAGCCTTTGTGCTGGGAATTGTGCAGGGGATTACAGAGTTTCTGCCCATTAGCAGCACAGCCCATTTGTTAATCTTCACCAAAGCCTTTAGGTGGGAGCTTCTAGGGCAGAAGTACTTTGTCGATGCCATTCAGTTTGGTAGTGTGATTGCAGTGCTAATCTATTTTTGGGCAGATTTACGGCAAATTACGATCGGTGCCTGGACTGCCCTGCGAGAAAAAGCCTGGAACCGGGATGAATGGAAGCTAGCCGTAGGGATTGTTGTGGGCACTGTGCCCGCCCTAGTTGCTGGGTATCTATTTCAAGATGTGTTGCCTGAAAGTCCCCTAGTGATTGCCCTAGCCTCGATTGTCATGTCTCTGTTGCTAGGACTAGCGGAAAAAATTGGCCGTCGCAAGCGAGGGTTTGACAGCCTCCAGATTAGGGATGGGATCCTCGTGGGCTTAGGACAGATGTTAGCCCTAGTGCCAGGAGTCTCCCGCTCTGGATCTACCTTAACTACAGCCCTACTGCTGGGGTTAGAACGCCAGCCCGCCGCCCGATTTTCCTTTCTGTTGGGTTTGCCTACCTTGACGATCGCTACCCTCTATCAGTCGCGTAAGGCCTTTGGCGACACAGGCACCCTGTTACCGCTGATTGTGGGAATCATCTCTACATTTATCTTTTCGTACCTGTCGATCGCCTGGTTACTAAAATTCTTGCAAACGAAGGACACGTGGCTGTTTGTCTGGTATCGCCTAGCCTTCGGTGTTGCCATCCTGATTGCCATTGGTGCCAGGGCTTTGTAA